From Peromyscus eremicus chromosome 3, PerEre_H2_v1, whole genome shotgun sequence, one genomic window encodes:
- the Atoh8 gene encoding transcription factor ATOH8 — protein sequence MKHIPVLEDGPWKTVCVKELNGLKKLKRKGKEPVRRANGYKTFRLDLEAPEPGATASATAATNGLRDRTQPFPIATPVPASVAPAVPPGGGTDTARELRGIRAPEVSDARKRGFALGTVGPRLPTPPPASQSLAPERPEAQPYREPALRPRILLCAPPARPTPSAPPEPPAAPRESPVRPAPPTRPGESSYSSISHVIYNNHPDSSASPRKRPGEATAASTEIKALQQTRRLLANARERTRVHTISAAFEALRKQVPCYSYGQKLSKLAILRIACNYILSLARLADLDYSADHSNLSFSECVQRCTRTLQAEGRAKKRKE from the exons ATGAAGCACATCCCGGTCCTCGAGGACGGGCCGTGGAAGACCGTGTGCGTGAAAGAGCTGAACGGCCTCAAGAAACTCAAGCGGAAAGGCAAGGAGCCGGTGCGGCGCGCGAACGGCTATAAAACTTTCCGATTGGACTTGGAAGCACCCGAGCCCGGCGCCACGGCcagcgccaccgccgccaccaacGGGCTCCGGGACAGGACACAGCCGTTCCCGATCGCGACCCCAGTACCAGCCTCAGTGGCGCCAGCGGTGCCTCCAGGTGGAGGCACGGACACAGCTAGGGAGCTCAGGGGCATCCGAGCGCCTGAGGTCTCAGACGCGCGCAAACGCGGTTTCGCCCTGGGCACAGTGGGACCGAGACTACCCACGCCGCCACCGGCGTCCCAGAGCTTGGCACCCGAGCGTCCCGAGGCGCAGCCCTACCGAGAGCCGGCTCTGCGTCCCCGCATCTTGCTGTGCGCCCCTCCCGCACGCCCCACGCCGTCTGCGCCTCCCGAACCCCCAGCGGCGCCACGAGAGTCCCCCGTGCGCCCTGCGCCCCCCACGCGCCCGGGGGAAAGTTCCTACTCGTCAATTTCACACGTAATTTACAATAACCACCCGGATTCTTCCGCGTCGCCTAGGAAACGGCCAGGCGAAGCGACCGCCGCCTCCACGGAGATCAAAGCCCTGCAGCAGACCCGGAGGCTCCTGGCCAACGCCAGGGAGCGGACGCGGGTGCACACCATCAGCGCAGCCTTCGAGGCGCTCAGGAAGCAG GTGCCATGCTACTCGTACGGGCAGAAGCTGTCCAAATTGGCCATCCTGAGGATCGCCTGCAACTACATCCTGTCCCTGGCGCGCCTGGCTGACCTGGACTACAGCGCCGACCACAGCAACCTCAGTTTCTCCGAGTGTGTGCAGCGCTGCACCCGCACCCTGCAGGCAGAAGGACGTGCCAAGAAGCGTAAG